A stretch of DNA from Nymphalis io chromosome 22, ilAglIoxx1.1, whole genome shotgun sequence:
atatttttgttaaaaaagaaatattaaaatgcaattttaaatataactttactaTATCTTTATAGGGTATGTTCGTGGTGTCGTTGCCGTTTGCAGTTTTACAAGGTGGATATTGGGCAATAGCTGCCATGATTGGAATTGCTCACATCTGCTGTTATACAGGTAAGATTCTGGTGGAATGCCTGTACGAAGATGACCCAGTTTCCGGTCAGCGTGTGCGTGTCCGCGATTCTTACGTTAGCATTGCTAAGGAGTGCTTTGGAAGGAAATACGGCGCAAAAATTGTTAACCTTGCTCAAATTATCGAGCTCCTCATGACTTGTATTCTGTACGTCGTTGTATGTGGTGATTTAATGATCGGTACTTTTCCTGATGGTTCGATTGATACCCGTTCTTGGATGATGTTAATCGGAATATTCTTACTACCACTTGCTTTTTTGAAGTCACTGAAAAGTGTCAGTATGTTATCTTTCTGGTGTACCATGAGCCATCTTATTATCAACGCGATTGTTCTTGGTTACTGCATTCTTTATATTGGTGACTGGGGTTGGTCAAAAGTCAAATGGTCATTAGATTTTGAAACCTTCCCCATCAGTTTGGGTGTTATTGTATTTTCGTATACTTCACAAATTTTCTTGCCCACGCTAGAAGGTAACATGGAAGATCGTTCCCGTTTTGAATGGATGTTGAATTGGTCACATATAGCTGCAGCGGCTTTTAAATCTATCTTCGGATATCTTTGTTTCTTAACCTTCCAAAATGACACGCAGCAGGTTATAACAAATAACCTACGTTCTGCTGGATTTAAAGGGCTGGTAAACTTCTTTTTGGTAGTGAAAGCAGTATTGAGCTACCCATTGCCGTATTACGCGGCATGTGATTTGATGGAAAAAGTTTTGTTCAGAGGCAAGCCTAAAACAATTTTCCCACCCATTTATGCTTTAGATGGAGAATTGAAAGTTTGGGGACTGGCTTGGAGATTAGGAGTTATCATGTTCACGATTCTAATGGCTATATTCATTCCCCATTTTGCTATCCTTATGGGTTTTATTGGCAGCTTCACTGGAACTATGTTAAGTTTCATATGGCCGGCTTACTTCCACCTTAAACTGAAAGGCAATCAATTGGAAACTGCAACTATCGCTTACGATTACTTCATCATATCGCTCGGGGTATTGTTCGGTATAATTGGTATGTGGGACTCGGGGTCTGCCCTTGTCAAAGCTTTTAAAATCGGCTTGCCGTTCTAAGTTTATGTAGTGTTTTAGATGATTGTTGAACTATTTTTAGATTTACGCATTTATTTCGTGTATGTTATTCACGGATGCGATATATCTTAAAACTTTTAAACGCCAAATTCTAGTCGGATGTGATTGATTGTATTGGTATTTTAGCCCTTTTAGATGTTAAGAAGATACTAGCTGTTACGTTACGATGTTCAAAATGtcttccaataataataatatacatttatgtatatacgtatattagttggttaaaattatatttacaatatatttaaaggaTCCAATGTCTTCCACATAGAATTTACGTTTTGAAATTCTTCGACAACGAAGTCTTCCATattcaaatgtaatttataagtatattcacTAATTATATAAGATAGAATGAAAatcatttactaatattatgtgcgatgataataaagtatttaaaaaaataactactcaAAATGTTCATACTTGTTGTTGTGATAGCAGATATTTTGTTTGCTTATGATATTAAACTCagtcaataaaatatcatttgtgTTAGTTAACGTAGATTAAAACCTTTGTGgagtatatttattacacaattatagattatcaaaacaaatccatttgttatacattttaataaaagccCAAGTTGACTTAATTCGGGCTGACGTAGACATAGATGTTAGATTCGTTATTACGTCATTCAATACAAATTTTTCGacaatttttttgttgtaatggATAATTCCACGGAAATTCCAAtggaaaaataaagatttacaattaaaggcgaattatattaaattgcgcTTACAAAGGATTATTCGTGACAACACTAGTATagcatacaatatttatattaaatttttaataatgtcttattgttgttaattatatattttagacttAAATAGGTGTATGTAGTACTTACATGGTCATGACTAATATTGTGAAGTTTTACGCAATAttctatgtaatatttaaaaaaaaaaaacaataatcaagGCCTTAATTTTTACTCCGATGTGTATTCCAAGaaataatcacaaatatattaaaagcatatttttatttagtatatacatatattacaataaatacatctcaatatattaattacaaaataaaagctaagttaaataaattttattacatcaattgtgtttaaaaatatattaatatattttataattcaaccataaatattacatacaattcAATATTTTAGTGCCTGTGTTGTCAGATTTGTAATCTTATCAAATCaacattatctttaaataataatattgttagatTGAGCTATTGATAACGATtccaatttatatatgtatgactgcgataaaataattaagtagcCCTGTATGCATTGCTATCACATAAAAGTcttcctataaaaataaaatgttataaatatcaaCTAAAATATCTATGAATGGAATTGATAttacagtatttaaaaatatacaattcaaataaaattgtcaataaaatgtattaattatctGTGACAATAAATACGTATTAATTGACAGAATTATGGAGAAGATAGCGTTAATGGAGccttattctaaatttaaaaataaaattttaactccaCAACGTTATTGATTCACTATTAAATTCACTGCACTAGTCAATACTAGTGTTCTGATCCATAAACCAAAAAGTAGATTTTTCTGATATTTCCCTTTGGCTATATAACTTACTTGGCAATCGGATTTTACCTGCTGGCACAATAAAAGCcattataaaagatatattcaGGATTACTTATTAGCATCCCACTCACTgggtactttttaaaatattatgcaacgccttgaagtgaaaacttttgTTTCTCCATAAGAACGTTTCtccatatacaaaattaaaatatagaaatataaaaaatcaatctcattataaataaaatataatggacaTTAAGtctatagacaaaaaaaaatatcgtttgcaCGTGCAGTGTCCCTGTTTATCACGCTTACGTTAAAACTGTTTATTAGAAATGTAACCAAAtgcaataatgttttatatataaatactcagTACGCACTACGCATGTATTGTGATGATATAAATTCtgtgtgtattttaaatattataaaatgttattctatttcgtgttttatttaaactctTTATACCACAAATCaccgcccccccccccccccccacacacacacacaccaacTACAACCaacatactttatatattgGTTATGTATTGATTGGTCTAGCTTATGAAACTGCTGATATCAGGACTCTCGGTACAAATCCGAttagaccaataaaaagttttattttacaaattgtgtattattatattttaggtaAATTTAATAGCAACCTAGGTGCAGCTGCACATTATAAGAcatttgcttaattatattagaagaattatataagacatttattttaagcaaacaaGAATTTTGTCTTGGTTACCCAGCACACTTCATAGCATAAATAGCACGAAAGCACGTAAATTTACACCTTAACTCTTTCCGGACATGTCGGATttgccatcggattatgagagtgaaggcataattataatacattcgtATATGCGCAAACACTTTGCACTACATGTACTACGCAGTTGCCTGGTCACCCTTGAGACCTGTCGTGTCCTAAATCGGTCAGCAGGGTcgcaattctactaatctataacgattacaagaattttctgacagaaaaacccaataactttttattggcccgacatgggaattgaacccaggacctccgggtctaacGAGGTAGTCGGTATGTTAACATAAACCGTTGTATCAAACCCAAACTTAATTGGTAGCTTTTAttccaatagtcgataattaaattaaagaatagaaaaACGCATAAACGAtaaacgatcacgcttcgattgtATCGCGTTAAagtgataatttgttagtagaattggtccttaagtcatcaattatataaatgtactattaaatacaatttaaagacTACTTCAttgatttgaattatataaatagattttaaattatattataagtaattagattttaatattttgtttaacaatatttattacattatggtAAGCGTTGTTAAAACATTTCCAacgaaataactttaaaattgattaaaacaaaaacaggaGTTAcacttcaaataatataagtagtaCCTACGATTTTAATAAACGACCAATTTAAAACGTCTGTACTTTAAATTGGTTGTTAAATTATAGTGACCAACCAATTAATCGAAATAGCCTTGGCCATGATGGCAGAATGGACGGTTCTACACACGCGCGCGTTTTGTTTGCGATATGCATCGGTATGCTACAGATAAcggtaagatttttttattttgaaaatagaacacaaACATTATCGTTAAATTATCTATCATAGAGTGCGTTAATgctatctaataaaaaaaataatttgaataaaggtAAGTATTCTTTGGTAAGTCCACAGTTTTTACAATTATAGATATTGATCTACAAATCCAATCAATATACATTgtcaatgtcaataaaaaaaaaactttataaattacttcTACTCTGTTCTGaggaagtcgagatggcccagtggtaagaacgcgtgaatcttaaccgatgaacgtgggttcaaacccgggcaagcacctctgaattttcatgtgcttaatttctgtttataattcatctcgtgcttttcggtgaaggaaaacatcgtgaggaaacctgcatgtgtctaatttcatcgaaattctgccatatgtgtattccaccaacccgcattggagcagcgtggtggaataagctccaaaccttctcctcaaaacgggagaggaggccttagcccagcagtgggacatttacaggctgttactttactttactgctCTGTCATTTGAGAAATAACTAAGATCTTATCACGAAAGATATCCATAAATTGTAAGATAGTAAGTAGTTTCCTCAAGAGGAAATGTGGCCTtaacctagcagtgggacatttaatggctgttacttttatattcttatatttttgttctttatgtattattatatttatgataacggaatacatattaataactaataaaaaatatatatatatatttcatgccACAGACTCCGTACAACATCCGCAACCACCCATGCTGCCTGGAACCAAATGAAAATTTGACTCTAGCAATGATAATAGACGCGTTCGAGATATACGGACACGATCCTACAGATAAGCTCGATAATTTGTGGCTCTACCAGAACGAGATGTTGAGGATAAAGACGGCAGAAGatcaagtaaattttattataattgaaatttagcTTTTTTATAAAGGTAGGCCCTGCAAATTAACCACATGGTGGTACAACCACGATGTGCAAgaggttatattatatttcttgtgtCTGTATTAACTGTATACACATAAAACATAACATCATATGTCCCATGTTAggatttttcttatattacttGCAGAGACAATATCTGAGtaacttaacatcaggtgccCATTTTCTAGTCTGCctaactattttaaatgaaaataattttattttaggataAGACCATTCGAATCTAGtcaattgtatgctacttttatttaggctgtatccatgttttgtattttttttctcgttgtagtgtacaataaagtataaagtaaagtagatTTAGGAAGAACTTTTCATTAAGCATACGTGTAACAAGCCtagttaatgtttgtttttttttttacttattcttatttaattgtatatacctatattattaTACCTACGTTATTACAATACGTATCCCTCTATttgcagttttattataagtattaaataatctCCATTAATCTCAAAACGTGGAAAAACTATAATGGAATTACTTTTAATACGTTTACATAttctttttttgatattttattgaattttatgcaATTATTTTGCGTTTTTAAATTTCAGTATTTAATTAACGAACGAGTTCACATAGCGACCGATCATTTGGGTCGCTTTATTAAACTACATATACAGGAGCTAaaagtaagtttattaaatgcaaaataaaaatatatataataaagcaataaatgTCCATAGTCTAGTtttactggcggtagggctttgtgcaagtttttctgggtagataccacccactcatcgtatATACTAACGTAAAatagcattacttggtattgttgtgttccggtttgaagggtaagtgagccagtgtaattacaggcacaagggacataacatcttagttcccatggttggtggcgcattggctatgtaagcgatggttaatatttcttacaatgcctacgtctacgggcgttggtgaccacttaccatcaggtggcctatatgctcgcccgccttcctattctataaaaaagagtCTCTACtgatgttaaaaattaataaaaaatttaaaaaacaggtTAAATAATCGTAACTGTTACATAAACCTCTTAGGTTCTTCTTATAACACTGGACGATGTCATTGACAATATGCTGACAATGTATGAGAATCACAACTCGATAGCAGCTGAACGAAAGGCTACCTACACTGGTGGACCAGTGCCGATGGAATTTTATATTAGTCAAGGTACTGTTTAACTAACATTTATTGATAATCTGTACATCATATATTAGTGTCGGTACATAagctctttatttttttttcatctaagTATTCCATCtttgacaaataaatttaattgtgatCCTTTGAAATTCGTTTAATCAAAACTTACGTCATGTAATTTCTTACCTTACCTACAgctttattcatttgtttacaGAATTTTACTGCGGCAAGAACgtttatatattcttttcaGAGTTATATAGCGATATATACAACATGGGTAAAGGAATAGCGCCATATTGCAAAGACCACTCGTTTGTGTTCTTAGGCTTCTTACATTACCACGACGAGAACAAGTACTATCTTATAGACGATCCGAGCATAGCCTTCCCGACGGACAATTATTTACATGGCTTGGAATGCCATATcggtatttgtatatttaggtaaataatctatacgaatattatgaatgcgaaagtaactaacgttttcacggctaaacaacttaaccgattttgcttaaatttaatatgcaGTAGGCTTGGACCCCAAGAAAGAACATATGCtacttttcatatttaaacCCGAGACCAACAACCACCCCCCATCCACGCGATCAAACGCGCAGGCGGAAACTAACGAAACGTTTAAAGTTGTATTTGTTAGAAagatgtcaaatcattaaaaagtactaaattgtcgATGGTTTCatcctaatatctttgattacATTTGACAAGGCTGCGTGTGAGTAGGGTATATACCGAGTAACTCTGTAATAATTAACTCGTGaatagttaaaataacaatacaaaagaCATATAGTGACAGTAAAGTATCTAATAGAACCAAAGGCTTCGTCTACTTTTGAAAAGGATAGGTATAGATCTTTACGGAGTAACTTGGAGTCTTAACTTGATATTTCATAGTCTTTCTCCGAGTAATGATGTAAAAATTATTGACTCATTTGttctgatttaataaataaacgtagcGAATACTAACAATAATATCTCTATTACTAGAGAAACAGGCTACAAACAAGCAGCATATCTCACaacaagattatttttatttttttattttccataattaaatataagtaataagctTACCATACCAAAACTTATATAACagtaattctattatatttctaGGTtcccatttaaaaaattaatgcaaAGAGAAAGAGACGTCACTACCCTTCCGAAGGCAATCGTGAAATGCGGTCTCGTGATGTACAAACTACCGCCATTAACGGCCGCTTCGTGTATCATAACGTCTGGTTCTTTCATATTAGACTTCAACATACAAGGATTGCGATATCGACATTACGATTTTTTACTAGTAAGGATCTCTATATTAGTGTGGAGTAGTggattagtttatttatataaaactgtgCTTTGTTACATGTCTGTGTGTGCTTAACGaggcaattaaataatatgattgatgcttgcatattaattataacaataattataaaactattttatatttacagacaaaagaaacaaaaaataatgtccCGTAGTAGTCCCGTATATGCCTTTATAGTCTTCGTAAAGTCTTTGGCGAAGTGAATGATttgaataacataatatatcactgaaatttaattatcatttcaaCAGACAACACCAAACGGTAACACGTACTACACAAAAGAAAACCACACGCCATTAGTGTGCGACCATCACGTCTGCGAGTGGAACTATACCAATCATTACGGCGGtatcttttttaattgtgttttacGGTTGCGGGTCCGAGTACTGAGATTAATGATATTGTGCAATTTGTCGTCCAGTAATCATATTATACTATCAAATTTAGATGCCTTAAACGAtgacgagccgagatggcccagtggtaagaacgcgtgaatcataaccgataatcgtggattcaaacccgggcaagcaccattaaatttttatgtgcttaatttgtgattataattgatctcgtgctttacggtgaaggaaaacatcgtgaggaagcctgcatgttaattatataaatatttcaatgaaattctgccacatgtgtattccaccaacccgcattggagcagcgtaataagcagcgtggaataagctccaaaccttctccttaaaaaaaagggaaaggaggcctttaacccagcagtgcgacattcacaggctgttacggaaacgaTAACGAATAAAAAATGCACTATCCATTTATGTTACTgccatttaaatatgattatataataaaaatatacctatatgcttaattataagcaaatatttaaacagtatTATTGTATCAGTAAACGTTAGCAGCATTTAACGAGCTCGtttatatatcatcatcatctagGTCCATTCCTTATCCCGGGCGATCCAGGAACAGGCATCGATCCAGTGCCGCCATATATAGAGCCTACGCCCAAACCTGAAGAGCAGGAAGAGGACAATATAACTGTGCCTTGTAAGTTTAGCAAttttcgatataaatatataataagacgggccgttggcgtggtcgatagacacttgcctttcacgccgaaggttgtgggttcgattcccacccagggcagacatttgtgtgcatgaacatgtcatgtttgtcctgagtctgggtgtaattatctatataaatatctatttacaaaagaaaagtagtatacgtagtatatcagttgtctggtttacatagtacaagctctgcttagtttgggatcagatggccgtgtgtgatgtcccaaaaaaaaaatatgttacaggATACAAACCAATAGTTATAAAACTtacaacataatttataaaaaatgctacAAAAACATCACGCTGCGATACATGGGGCGGAGCAGTAACGCTAACCTAGGTAGAACCGCATGAATCAGCTagttaacatataattaaagagCTATTAAAACTAACTCTAATTAATCAGTCTAATTGACTTGTCCGCTCAATGATGATACCACAGTTTCCTGAATCATATCAAGCGCTCTTAATATCCTCCTATTAAATCCTTAAAGGATATCAGGAGAGATATTCTGTAtgaacaaattcgaaactcgCAATACAACATGatcatgaaatgtcagaaagtgatatgtgacattgagtatactatataataattatacctaACATATCAAAAATAAGCGCATCAAAACAGCGTATCGACGTCATTCGACATTTCACGTGTGCATCTAACTcgaagtaagttcttacagaaagGCATTGTTATTGTTGAATTAGATAATACAATGAACACTCATTAGTAAACTAATCGTGTTGGAAGGAATTGTCACtttgttattcataaaaataaaaattaacctgttacaaaataataactatttaaatcttAATGATTATCTTACCTgaatttagtattgttattgactttttttatagtataggaaggcggacgagcatatgggctacctgatggtaagtggtcaccaccgcccatagacattggcattataagaaatgttaaccatcgcttacatcaccaatgcgccaccaaccttggggactaagatgttatgttcttgtgcctgtagttacactggctcactcacccttcaaaccggaacacaacaataccaagctgttttgcggtagaatgagtgatgagtgggtggtacctacccagacgttcttgcacaaagctctaccactctTACTTACTTTAACTCACTTATCtatatcgaataaaatattccatCCTTAGTGATGAAAACATTGTTTTGTATTCTATCCAATTGAGAAATGAATTGAgctaatcatatacaatttaaacTTCTATAAATAGTAACTTTTAACAATTCAAGTTTGATTTAATTCAGAACGTAataagttgttattattttattaattaactgttaacattataaatttaaataatcgtttagtaaatatatcatatttttatatagatatccTCGAGGGCTGTTTGTTTATGTACCCGCCTAATTACGGTTCTATAGCCGGCAAGAGCTACTTGGATCAAGTCGACCTTCACGATCAGAGATTCACGTGCAACGCCGCAGGTAGTAACAAGGTGAGATGTagcgtatatatatttaaagttaaaattaaaatactgtgaatgaaatattattactgtGATTAAAAGACTGACaaaaactttgaaaataaaataaaattcgtgTCAATTTAAGGTATTGCCCGAAGGcaaaattcttttttaattttttatttggcaCAGGCTTAATAATTCTATGATAGAAcaatgcacaagtgtgcgcacaAACATAGGTTCAATTTCTATTCCCTCCCTGATCCCTCACATAAAACAGTGACGAGTTGAGAGAGGTGAGTTCAGACGCAAGAAGAACAGCTTACGTGTTTTTACACGGAAGGGCAATTTCCAAAACTTGAATTAGATATTTCTTGgggtcagagcgtcacggtagcatgcgaaagcgatctcgTGGCGCTTCCCGTTAAGactgaaagggtaccgctggttttttagtaggtattccgatgttcgggtcGCGCTCggcccactgttcccgtggggaaaaggcgtaatgcgtttttccaacgttaaaaaaaaagaaaagatatttcttgggaaaaaaatatttaacgttttattGCTTGACCCAAGAGTCTCGAACCGTCAAGATCTGTAGCCTTGTAAGCCAGCCACCAGACAAACAAGGCAGTTCCATATAGCGTACTCATGTCAAataagaaaaacttttttaCGGAttattgacttaaaaaaaatcagtatattaataattaaatatgtttaacagGGACTCTATTGGTATCCGCAATGGATGGGCGCTGCGCCGCACCACCCGTATCCCTCGAT
This window harbors:
- the LOC126777192 gene encoding vesicular inhibitory amino acid transporter, translated to MLNLGRIKIPPLKNVLDVAMQTVRQQVPEKPGPPSRPPQNVRFANMDMGESCELSTMNETTSPTYQSTNPTNPFLSGELQAEDSFTSYQNTYPQQDGAPRTQSMQSVDFYASSEEGGFEEGGGKPGAKINEFQAAWNVTNAIQGMFVVSLPFAVLQGGYWAIAAMIGIAHICCYTGKILVECLYEDDPVSGQRVRVRDSYVSIAKECFGRKYGAKIVNLAQIIELLMTCILYVVVCGDLMIGTFPDGSIDTRSWMMLIGIFLLPLAFLKSLKSVSMLSFWCTMSHLIINAIVLGYCILYIGDWGWSKVKWSLDFETFPISLGVIVFSYTSQIFLPTLEGNMEDRSRFEWMLNWSHIAAAAFKSIFGYLCFLTFQNDTQQVITNNLRSAGFKGLVNFFLVVKAVLSYPLPYYAACDLMEKVLFRGKPKTIFPPIYALDGELKVWGLAWRLGVIMFTILMAIFIPHFAILMGFIGSFTGTMLSFIWPAYFHLKLKGNQLETATIAYDYFIISLGVLFGIIGMWDSGSALVKAFKIGLPF
- the LOC126777219 gene encoding uncharacterized protein LOC126777219, with protein sequence MDGSTHARVLFAICIGMLQITTPYNIRNHPCCLEPNENLTLAMIIDAFEIYGHDPTDKLDNLWLYQNEMLRIKTAEDQYLINERVHIATDHLGRFIKLHIQELKVLLITLDDVIDNMLTMYENHNSIAAERKATYTGGPVPMEFYISQEFYCGKNVYIFFSELYSDIYNMGKGIAPYCKDHSFVFLGFLHYHDENKYYLIDDPSIAFPTDNYLHGLECHIGICIFRFPFKKLMQRERDVTTLPKAIVKCGLVMYKLPPLTAASCIITSGSFILDFNIQGLRYRHYDFLLTTPNGNTYYTKENHTPLVCDHHVCEWNYTNHYGGPFLIPGDPGTGIDPVPPYIEPTPKPEEQEEDNITVPYILEGCLFMYPPNYGSIAGKSYLDQVDLHDQRFTCNAAGSNKGLYWYPQWMGAAPHHPYPSIVEDKGAFDPPGPFYPHQNYEMNEEDADN